In the Paroedura picta isolate Pp20150507F chromosome 15, Ppicta_v3.0, whole genome shotgun sequence genome, one interval contains:
- the SCNN1D gene encoding epithelial sodium channel subunit delta, whose amino-acid sequence MKSEKYRMVPSKESMMEHDAANEKAEKQKEEREEALIEFYSSFKDLFEFFCLNTTIHGTVRLVCSSRNKMKTAFWALLFLASFAMLYWQFALIFNEYWSYPVIMTISVHSEPKMFPAITICNLNPYRVNAVRESLAELDNLTRKTFFELYGFNIPESVLEDDLKSGDWLNNKSSKVNNSTFHLNDSFGLLRMGRNKEKVGFRLCNETGGECYRKLYLSGVDALREWYRFHYMNIMSRVPPVNFSNHGQCPGDIQDLVYSCRYNQQRCLPSDCRHFHHAIYGSCFTFNENGTDSKWEASKPGILYGLSLILKVEQKDHIPLLSTKAGVKVMIHKHNQTPFLEHEGFDIRPGIESTIGIKQVEVTRLNGNYGVCTMDGKDVNVTLIYQSNYTLQACLHSCFQQLMIKHCGCGYYYYPLPPGAEYCNYNKHPAWGHCFYQQYDQFASHQHRCFQKCQKPCQETWYSLSAGYARWPSVKSERWIHKVLKEQYNYSMATERKDIAKVNIYYEHLDYYSLDETPGYSATLAMSNMGSQWSLWFGSSVLSVVEMLEFLVDIIILSLIFCYRWMTAKKINVMAQPPAISSVTLTLEKYRYVEEGLAASQSMTKIYPSDGDASWDQKGISAPFSKYGGSHVPELYTGVVLNGFKYQEERCAGTGLNR is encoded by the exons ATGAAAAGCGAAAAATACAGAATGGTCCCATCTAAAGAATCAAT GATGGAGCACGACGCAGCGAACGAAAAGGCGGAGAAGCAGAAGGAAGAGCGAGAGGAGGCCCTGATTGAGTTTTACAGCTCCTTCAAAGACCTCTTTGAGTTCTTCTGCTTGAACACCACCATCCACGGCACCGTCCGTCTGGTCTGCTCGAGCCGCAACAAGATGAAGACGGCCTTCTGGGCTCTCCTCTTCCTTGCCAGCTTTGCCATGTTGTACTGGCAGTTCGCCCTCATCTTCAACGAGTACTGGAGCTACCCGGTCATCATGACCATCTCTGTTCACTCGGAGCCCAAGATGTTCCCCGCCATCACCATCTGCAACCTGAATCCCTACAG GGTCAACGCCGTCCGTGAAAGCCTGGCTGAGCTGGATAATTTAACAAGGAAAACGTTCTTTGAATTATATGGCTTCAACATTCCAGAGAGTGTCCTGGAAGATGATTTGAAGTCCGGCGACTGGCTGAACAATAAGTCAAGCAAGGTCAACAACTCCACTTTCCATCTAAACGACAGCTTCGGGCTGCTGAGGATGGGTAGAAACAAGGAGAAAGTGGGCTTCCGCCTG TGCAACGAAACAGGCGGGGAATGCTACAGAAAGCTCTATTTGTCCGGGGTTGACGCCCTGCGGGAATGGTACCGTTTTCACTACATGAATATCATGTCTCGGGTCCCACCGGTCAACTTTTCCAACCATGGGCAGTGCCCGGGGGACATCCAAGACCTGGTCTACTCTTGCCGATACAATCAGCAGCGCTGCCTGCCCAG CGACTGCAGGCACTTTCACCACGCGATCTACGGAAGCTGCTTCACTTTTAACGAAAACGGGACGGACAGCAAGTGGGAAGCGTCCAAGCCCGGAATACTTTATG GCCTGTCCCTCATTCTAAAGGTCGAGCAAAAGGATCACATCCCGCTGCTGTCCACCAAGGCGGGGGTGAAGGTCATGATCCACAAGCACAACCAGACGCCGTTCTTGGAGCACGAAGGATTCGACATCAGGCCAGGGATCGAATCCACCATCGGAATCAAACAG GTCGAAGTCACTCGCTTAAACGGAAATTACGGCGTCTGTACCATGGACGGGAAGGACGTGAACGTCACACTCATCTACCAGAGCAATTATACGCTGCAG GCTTGCCTCCATTCCTGCTTCCAGCAGCTGATGATTAAGCACTGTGGCTGTGGATATTATTATTACCCGTTGCCTCCGGGGGCGGAGTACTGCAATTACAACAAGCACCCTGCCTGGG GTCACTGCTTTTACCAACAGTACGATCAGTTTGCCAGTCACCAACACAGATGCTTTCAGAAATGCCAAAAGCCGTGCCA AGAGACCTGGTACAGCCTTTCAGCTGGATATGCTAGATGGCCGTCCGTGAAATCTGAG AGATGGATCCACAAAGTTTTAAAGGAGCAGTACAACTACAGCATGGCCACTGAAAG AAAAGACATTGCCAAAGTGAATATTTACTATGAACATCTGGATTACTATTCGCTGGATGAAACGCCAGGATACAGC GCTACTCTTGCCATGTCCAACATGGGAAGCCAGTGGAGTCTCTGGTTCGGATCCTCGGTGCTGTCGGTGGTGGAGATGCTGGAGTTCCTGGTGGACATCATCATCCTGTCCCTCATCTTTTGCTACCGGTGGATGACGGCCAAGAAGATAAACGTGATGGCACAACCGCCCGCAATCTCCAGCGTGACCTTGACTTTGGAGAAATACCGATACGTGGAGGAGGGGCTAGCTGCCAGCCAAAGCATGACGAAAATATACCCTAGTGATGGAGACGCCTCCTGGGACCAAAAGGGCATCTCTGCTCCCTTCTCGAAATACGGCGGGAGCCACGTGCCGGAACTGTACACCGGAGTGGTGCTTAACGGGTTCAAATACCAGGAGGAACGCTGTGCAGGAACGGGCCTCAACAGGTAG